A stretch of Arachis hypogaea cultivar Tifrunner chromosome 15, arahy.Tifrunner.gnm2.J5K5, whole genome shotgun sequence DNA encodes these proteins:
- the LOC112751832 gene encoding rRNA 2'-O-methyltransferase fibrillarin 2, which produces MAPPRGRGGAGGGFRGGRGDRGRGRGGGGGRGTPFKARGGGGRGGGGRGGGRGGRGGMKGGSKVVVEPHRHEGIFIAKGKEDALVTKNLVPGEAVYNEKRITVQKEDGSKDEYRVWNPFRSKLAAAILGGVDNIWIKPGARVLYLGAASGTTVSHVSDVVGPNGVVYAVEFSHRSGRDLVNMAKKRTNVIPIIEDARHPAKYRMLIGMVDVIFSDVAQPDQARILALNASYYLKAGGHFVISIKANCIDSTVPAESVFASEVNKLKAEQFKPFEQVTLEPFERDHACVVGGYRMPKKKKDAE; this is translated from the exons ATGGCTCCTCCCCGAG GTCGTGGTGGTGCTGGTGGAGGGTTCAGGGGTGGCAGAGGTGACAGAGGCAGAGggagaggtggtggtggtggaagaggtaCGCCATTCAAAGCTCGAGGTGGCGGCGGCAGAGGTGGTGGTGGTCGTGGAGGAGGTAGGGGTGGCCGTGGAGGAATGAAGGGAGGCAGCAAGGTTGTGGTTGAACCTCACAGACATGAAGGTATTTTCATTGCAAAGGGTAAAGAAGATGCTCTTGTTACTAAGAATTTGGTTCCTGGTGAAGCTGTTTATAATGAGAAGAGGATCACTGTGCAG AAGGAGGATGGCTCAAAAGATGAGTACAGGGTTTGGAACCCTTTCCGTTCCAAGTTGGCTGCTGCCATTCTCGGTGGGGTTGACAACATATGGATT AAACCTGGTGCTCGAGTCCTGTACCTAGGAGCTGCTTCTGGAACAACTGTTTCACATGTGTCGGATGTTGTTGGTCCG AATGGAGTTGTCTATGCCGTGGAGTTCTCTCATCGTAGCGGGCGTGACTTGGTCAACATGGCGAAGAAACGCACCAATGTTATACCCATTATTGAAGATGCTAGACATCCAGCTAAGTACAGGATGTTGATTGGCATGGTAGATGTGATATTTTCTGATGTTGCGCAGCCTGATCAG GCAAGGATTTTAGCATTGAATGCCTCATATTATCTCAAAGCAGGGGGTCATTTTGTTATTTCAATCAAG GCCAACTGCATAGATTCCACAGTACCAGCGGAGTCGGTGTTTGCAAGTGAAGTCAATAAGCTGAAGGCGGAGCAGTTTAAGCCTTTTGAGCAAGTCACCCTTGAACCATTCGAACGGGACCATGCCTGTGTCGTTGGTGGATACAGAATGCCTAAGAAGAAAAAAGATGCCGAGTAA
- the LOC112751833 gene encoding protein DETOXIFICATION 35 translates to MLEFKMEAPLLVDVRKESCSDHHHHDEENDYLGVKSLKDAKFVLWNETVKLWKIALPVALSSLFQFLINSSVNIYAGHIGDIILSSISVYTGVISSIYLCLLYGMSSAVATLCGQAYGAGQIQSTGIFVQRSWIALFVTSIFLLPTHIYATPILEFLGQEKGIAKIAGNYALQVIPNMFSYAISLPIQRFLQAQCKVNAIMFISFVSLVIQNLLLYVFINAMDLGTTGLALATNVTGWVFALALTIYASCWCKEGWNGLSWMAFSDLWAFIRLSLSFSVMTCLDQWHGNFVVLLVGQLQNPVIALGSYSICMNILGIYAMLLFGMSIATSVRVSNTLGMSHPRAARYSFFVAMFESLFMGILFMIVIFFSKQQIATIFTNSEDMIKAVGDLANVLALALIISSASLVITGVATGCGWQVMVGYINLACYYIFGLSLGYFLGFIQHFGVKGLWGGTLSGSIIQILVITVIIWRTNWTKQVEQTANRMQKWSPKGIRKEMI, encoded by the exons ATGCTTGAATTCAAAATGGAGGCACCACTACTAGTTGATGTGAGGAAAGAATCATGtagtgatcatcatcatcatgatgaAGAGAATGATTACTTGGGAGTGAAGAGCTTGAAGGATGCAAAGTTTGTGTTGTGGAATGAGACAGTGAAGTTATGGAAGATAGCATTGCCAGTGGCACTTTCctcactctttcagtttctcatAAATTCCTCAGTTAACATATATGCTGGCCATATTGGAGACATAATTCTCTCTTCTATTTCTGTTTACACTGGTGTCATCAGTTCTATCTATCTTTGTTTGCTG TATGGTATGTCATCAGCAGTGGCAACACTTTGTGGACAAGCATATGGAGCAGGACAAATTCAATCCACTGGAATTTTTGTTCAAAGATCATGGATTGCATTATTTGTGACATCCATATTTTTGTTACCTACACACATATATGCAACACCAATCTTAGAGTTTCTTGGCCAAGAAAAAGGCATAGCCAAAATTGCTGGAAATTATGCCTTACAAGTAATTCCAAACATGTTTTCCTATGCAATTAGTCTTCCAATCCAAAGATTCCTTCAAGCACAATGCAAAGTCAATGCAATCATGTTCATATCATTTGTGTCCCTAGTGATACAAAATTTGTTGCTTTATGTATTCATAAATGCAATGGATTTGGGTACAACAGGGTTAGCTTTGGCCACTAATGTAACAGGTTGGGTTTTTGCTTTGGCTCTTACAATCTATGCTTCTTGTTGGTGCAAAGAAGGGTGGAATGGTTTGTCTTGGATGGCTTTTTCTGATTTATGGGCATTTATTAGGTTAAGTCTTTCATTTTCTGTGATGACTTGCTTAGACCAATGGCATGGTAATTTTGTTGTGCTACTTGTTGGTCAACTTCAAAATCCTGTGATTGCTCTTGGTTCCTATTCTATTTG CATGAATATTCTGGGTATCTACGCCATGCTTCTCTTTGGAATGAGTATCGCCACCAG TGTTCGTGTGTCTAATACACTTGGCATGTCACATCCAAGAGCAGCAAGATACTCATTCTTTGTGGCAATGTTTGAGTCCCTCTTCATGGGGATTTTATTCATGATCGTAATCTTCTTTAGCAAACAACAAATTGCCACAATCTTTACCAACAGTGAGGATATGATCAAAGCTGTGGGTGATTTAGCTAATGTTCTTGCTCTAGCCTTGATTATTAGTAGTGCTTCGCTAGTGATAACAG GTGTTGCTACGGGATGTGGATGGCAAGTAATGGTTGGATACATAAACTTGGCATGTTATTACATTTTTGGACTCTCACTTGGCTATTTTCTTGGTTTCATTCAACATTTTGGTGTGAAG GGGCTATGGGGAGGGACACTGTCCGGAAGTATTATTCAGATTTTGGTCATCACAGTTATTATTTGGAGAACCAACTGGACCAAACAG GTGGAGCAAACAGCTAATCGCATGCAAAAGTGGAGCCCCAAGGGAATCCGAAAAGAgatgatataa